From Onychostoma macrolepis isolate SWU-2019 chromosome 19, ASM1243209v1, whole genome shotgun sequence, a single genomic window includes:
- the LOC131525909 gene encoding serine/threonine-protein kinase pim-2-like, translating to MPVRKRRRTESLSLKSIKWSSSSSSDQASIYKRHAEAGQKRKRSSLSAQVYNISSPTSSTNAAEQHLPISAAEEYEMPVRKRRRTDSFQKLLSLKSIKWSSSSSSDHTSTHERHAEDHSLQSIALSQEDHGLQEPLCSGQVLPPADQQVQRPPAPVHQSPASPESVHNSRVDLTTVDDILSRYEIGRKLGEGGFGSVYEGKRLEDGLEVAVKIARKPKNMKYINIPGHPTPLPLEVGLLILVNREPKAPEIIQLLDWQDQPEYYIMVMERPSPCEDLWNYLRRHDGILKEETARFIMAQATMAAHICCQRGVFHRDIKLENLLMNPETLEVKLIDFGCGDLLKDSGYKSFYGTRKYFPPEYYVRRKYHGRPATVWSLGVLLFIMVCGRYPQPRDLHTIEHNIWSEPGLSNDCCHLVQSLLQQNPSQRIDLREILLHEWFKVAE from the exons ATGCCTGTGAGAAAGAGGAGGAGGACGGAGAGTCTCTCGCTCAAATCCATTAAGtggagcagcagcagcagctcagACCAGGCATCAATATATAAGAGACACGCTGagg CTGGCCAAAAGAGAAAACGAAGTTCCCTCAGTGCTCAGGTGTACAACATCTCATCTCCAACATCCAGCACCAATGCGGCTGAGCAACATCTGCCCATTAGTGCTGCTGAGGAATATGAGATGCCTGTGAGAAAGAGGAGGAGGACTGATAGTTTTCAGAAGCTGCTCTCTCTCAAATCCATTAAGtggagcagcagcagcagctcagACCACACATCGACACATGAGAGACACGCTGAAG ATCATTCTCTACAGTCTATTGCCTTGTCTCAAGAGGATCATGGTCTTCAGGAACCTCTTTGCAGTGGTCAAGTCCTTCCTCCTGCAGATCAGCAGGTTCAAAGACCTCCAGCTCCAGTCCACCAAAGTCCAGCCAGTCCAGAATCAGTTCACAACAGCAGAGTGGACTTGACGACTGTAG ATGACATTCTGAGCCGTTATGAAATCGGCAGAAAGCTTGGTGAGGGAGGATTCGGCTCCGTCTATGAAGGGAAACGCTTGGAGGATGGCCTTGAG GTGGCAGTGAAAATTGCCAGAAAGCCAAAGAACATGAAATACATCAACATT CCTGGTCATCCCACACCCCTTCCATTAGAGGTCGGCCTGTTAATCCTGGTCAACAGGGAGCCCAAAGCTCCAGAGATCATTCAGCTGCTGGACTGGCAGGACCAGCCTGAATATTACATCATGGTCATGGAGCGTCCCTCGCCCTGCGAAGATCTGTGGAACTACTTGAGACGTCACGATGGCATCCTCAAGGAGGAAACAGCACGGTTCATCATGGCACAAGCAACGATGGCCGCTCACATCTGCTGTCAACGAGGAGTGTTTCACCGTGACATTAAGCTGGAGAACCTGCTGATGAACCCCGAAACCCTCGAGGTCAAGCTGATCGACTTCGGGTGCGGGGATCTCCTGAAAGACTCTGGCTATAAAAGTTTCTATG GCACACGAAAGTACTTCCCTCCGGAGTACTATGTGAGGCGCAAGTACCACGGGAGACCAGCTACTGTGTGGTCTCTGGGAGTGCTGTTATTCATCATGGTATGTGGACGCTATCCACAACCCAGAGACCTACACACGATTGAACACAACATCTGGTCTGAGCCTGGCTTGTCGAACG ATTGCTGCCACCTGGTTCAGTCTCTCCTGCAGCAAAACCCAAGCCAGCGGATTGACTTGAGGGAAATCCTGCTACACGAATGGTTTAAG GTCGCCGAGTAA
- the cfap90 gene encoding cilia- and flagella-associated protein 90, with protein sequence MDVLSEAKSKPLSTLSVFSFIPPRRTEPKEMRYFNCSPKAPERSLYDCLHQSTEDYDNKLHRDDRKHAKSRGLDIFSEESSRPAPVLSSSVYGRSSPLQHDSGRSFARVAHIRSDFYNKNGITWTVEEGYGSVTPV encoded by the exons ATGGACGTATTATCTGAAGCGAAGTCTAAACCGCTTTCCACGCTGTCAGTATTCAGCTTTATACCGCCCAGAAGGACAGAGCCCAAAGAAATGCGATATTTCAACTGCAGCCCCAAG GCCCCAGAGAGGTCTCTGTATGACTGCTTACATCAGAGCACTGAGGACTATGATAACAAACTCCACCGTGATGACAGAAAACATGCCAAATCCCGGGGCCTGGACATCTTCAGTGAG GAATCATCTAGACCAGCACCTGTTCTGTCCTCATCTGTGTATGGCCGATCTTCACCGCTGCAGCACGACTCAGGGAGGAGCTTTGCTCGTGTTGCTCACATTCGTTCTGATTTCTACAATAAGAATGGGATCACCTGGACCGTGGAGGAAGGCTATGGATCTGTGACACCTGTCTAA